In a genomic window of Nocardiopsis mwathae:
- a CDS encoding phosphopantetheine-binding protein, with protein sequence MNQAPPPEALSPDRVRADVAEILGCDPAELAPDENLLDRGLDSMRIMTLVERWRAAGAATVEFPDLAEQPELSHWTTLLTGGTP encoded by the coding sequence ATGAACCAGGCACCGCCCCCAGAAGCGCTGTCGCCCGACCGCGTCCGCGCCGATGTCGCCGAGATCCTCGGCTGCGACCCCGCCGAACTCGCGCCCGACGAGAACCTCCTCGACCGCGGCCTGGACTCGATGCGGATCATGACGCTGGTCGAACGCTGGCGCGCCGCCGGGGCGGCCACGGTGGAATTCCCCGACCTGGCGGAGCAGCCCGAGCTGTCGCACTGGACGACGCTGCTGACGGGCGGCACCCCCTGA
- a CDS encoding isochorismatase family protein: MALPEIRPYDLPTAAELPAGRVRWHPEADRAALLVHDMQRYFLAPYAGAPVPEVTANIATLVRTARERGIPVFYTAQPGRQEAADRGLLTEFWGDGIGAVIDSDPRAADIVAELAPTAADTVLVKWRYSAFQRSTFAERLAELGRDQLLITGVYAHIGCQATAVEAFMRDVRPFLVADAVADFSRERHDQACEYVAQRCGVVTTTAEAMTSLSTPIPTGATR, from the coding sequence ATGGCCCTGCCCGAGATCCGGCCCTACGATCTGCCGACGGCCGCCGAGCTGCCCGCGGGGCGCGTCCGGTGGCACCCCGAAGCGGATCGTGCGGCCCTGCTGGTCCACGACATGCAGCGCTACTTCCTGGCACCGTATGCCGGGGCGCCGGTGCCCGAAGTGACCGCCAACATCGCAACGCTGGTCCGGACCGCCCGCGAGCGCGGGATCCCGGTCTTCTACACCGCGCAGCCCGGCCGCCAGGAGGCCGCGGACCGCGGCCTGCTCACCGAGTTCTGGGGCGACGGCATCGGCGCGGTGATCGACTCCGACCCCCGTGCCGCCGACATCGTCGCCGAACTCGCCCCGACCGCGGCGGACACCGTTCTGGTCAAGTGGCGCTACAGCGCGTTCCAGCGCAGCACGTTCGCCGAGCGGCTGGCGGAGCTGGGTCGCGACCAGCTGCTGATCACCGGCGTCTACGCGCACATCGGCTGCCAGGCCACCGCCGTCGAGGCGTTCATGCGCGACGTCCGGCCGTTCCTGGTGGCCGACGCGGTCGCCGACTTCTCCCGCGAACGCCACGACCAGGCGTGCGAGTACGTCGCCCAGCGCTGCGGCGTCGTGACCACCACCGCCGAGGCGATGACCTCGCTGTCGACCCCGATCCCCACAGGAGCCACCCGATGA
- a CDS encoding 2,3-dihydro-2,3-dihydroxybenzoate dehydrogenase has protein sequence MLTLDPRAAGPVALVTGAASGIGAAVVGALVREGAAVAAVDIDSDGLAELADRTDGRVVPFTADVADAAAIADVVDRTEHDLGPIGTGVSAAGILRPGRLCETTDADWADTFAVNTTGVFLVLREIARRMVPRGRGSLVTVASNAAGVPRAGMGGYAASKAAAAMLTRCLGLELAPHGIRCNVVSPGSTDTPMQRLLWADEDDRARVIAGTPEQFRVGIPLGRIADPADIADAVLFLASDSARHITMQNLYVDGGATLRA, from the coding sequence ATGCTGACCCTGGACCCGAGGGCCGCGGGACCGGTGGCCCTGGTCACCGGGGCGGCCAGCGGAATCGGCGCCGCCGTCGTCGGCGCACTGGTCCGCGAGGGTGCCGCCGTCGCCGCCGTCGACATCGACTCCGACGGCCTGGCGGAACTCGCGGACCGCACCGACGGCCGGGTGGTGCCGTTCACCGCCGACGTGGCGGACGCCGCCGCGATCGCCGATGTCGTGGACCGGACCGAGCACGACCTCGGACCGATCGGCACCGGGGTGTCCGCAGCGGGCATCCTACGGCCCGGGCGGTTGTGCGAGACCACCGACGCCGACTGGGCGGACACCTTCGCCGTCAACACCACCGGGGTATTCCTCGTCCTGCGGGAGATCGCCCGCCGGATGGTGCCCCGCGGCCGCGGCTCGCTGGTGACCGTCGCATCCAACGCGGCCGGCGTCCCGCGCGCGGGCATGGGCGGCTACGCCGCGTCCAAGGCCGCGGCCGCCATGCTCACCCGCTGCCTCGGCCTGGAACTGGCCCCCCACGGCATCCGGTGCAACGTGGTCTCCCCAGGATCGACCGACACCCCGATGCAGCGCCTGCTGTGGGCCGACGAGGACGACCGCGCCCGGGTGATCGCCGGCACCCCCGAACAGTTCCGGGTGGGCATTCCGCTGGGCCGCATCGCCGACCCCGCCGACATCGCCGACGCCGTGCTCTTCCTCGCCTCCGACAGCGCCCGGCACATCACCATGCAGAACCTGTACGTCGACGGCGGCGCGACGCTGCGCGCCTGA
- a CDS encoding isochorismate synthase: MSTPALVRPTPVHRAADLLAAYLTGSFYFSSARGALLADGIHTRVRADAGGYAPAAAQAMQAARAAGVADPVVAGAVGFRPGARADLVVPTVVRRAGAPAGAQAPGADAGTAWTVTPRPEPADYADAVGRALELIGGGDLHKVVLARCLELTADAPVPVPALLARLVQADPAAYAFAVDVTAPGDPAPRTLVGASPELLVSRRGATVTANPLAGSAPRSGDDATDRERIARLLDSAKDLGEHAHTAAQVADVLGGFCVDLEVPPRPEVIGTPTMWHLSTRITGRLADPADPASSALGLAEALHPTPAVCGVPADRALSAIVDLEAEDRGHYAGLVGWTGPDGDGEWAVTIRSAEVCDRTVRLFAGAGIVAGSDPEAELAETTAKFRTLLRALGLGDVA; this comes from the coding sequence GTGTCCACACCAGCTCTGGTGCGCCCCACTCCCGTACACCGGGCCGCCGACCTGCTGGCCGCCTACCTGACCGGCTCGTTCTACTTCTCCTCGGCACGCGGCGCGCTGCTCGCCGACGGCATCCACACCCGGGTCCGGGCCGATGCCGGCGGGTACGCTCCGGCCGCCGCCCAGGCGATGCAGGCGGCCAGGGCGGCAGGGGTGGCCGACCCCGTGGTCGCCGGGGCCGTCGGGTTCCGCCCGGGAGCCCGGGCCGACCTGGTGGTGCCCACCGTCGTGCGGCGCGCGGGAGCCCCCGCCGGCGCGCAGGCCCCCGGTGCCGATGCCGGAACCGCGTGGACGGTCACGCCGCGCCCCGAGCCCGCCGACTACGCCGACGCCGTCGGCCGCGCGCTGGAGCTGATCGGCGGCGGCGATCTGCACAAGGTCGTACTGGCCCGCTGCCTGGAGTTGACCGCCGACGCACCGGTTCCGGTGCCCGCGCTACTGGCCCGCCTGGTACAGGCCGACCCGGCCGCCTACGCCTTCGCCGTCGACGTCACCGCGCCCGGTGATCCCGCACCGCGCACGCTGGTCGGCGCCAGCCCCGAGCTTCTGGTGTCCCGGCGCGGCGCGACCGTGACCGCCAACCCGCTGGCCGGGTCGGCCCCCCGGTCGGGCGATGACGCGACCGACCGCGAGCGCATCGCGCGGCTCCTCGACTCCGCCAAGGACCTCGGTGAACACGCCCACACCGCCGCGCAGGTGGCGGATGTCCTCGGCGGGTTCTGCGTCGATCTGGAGGTGCCGCCCCGCCCCGAGGTGATCGGCACACCGACGATGTGGCACCTGTCGACCCGCATCACCGGACGGCTGGCGGACCCGGCGGACCCGGCATCCTCGGCACTCGGGCTCGCCGAGGCGCTGCACCCGACCCCCGCGGTCTGCGGCGTGCCCGCGGATCGGGCGCTGTCGGCCATCGTGGACCTGGAGGCCGAGGACCGCGGCCACTACGCGGGCCTGGTCGGCTGGACCGGTCCGGACGGCGACGGCGAGTGGGCGGTGACGATCCGCAGCGCCGAGGTGTGCGACCGGACGGTCCGCCTCTTCGCGGGCGCCGGGATCGTCGCCGGCTCCGACCCCGAGGCCGAACTCGCCGAGACCACCGCGAAGTTCCGCACGCTGCTGCGTGCCCTCGGTCTGGGGGATGTCGCGTGA
- a CDS encoding AMP-binding protein translates to MSGDHVPWPPEVAARHRAAGHWRGQTFGALLTSLASAYAERTAVVGGDVRWNYTELDERAHRIAAGLADAGLAPGDRVVLQLPNIPEFLPVVFGMWRAGLVPVFALPAHRHSELRYFAAHSEAAAIVTVGEHERHDHAATARAVASDVDSVRRVLVVGSEEFADLAAAEPRELPDPDPEGVAFLQLSGGSTGMPKLIPRTHDDYIYSVRESARICALRPDSVYLAALPVAHNYPLSSPGVLGALHAGAAVVMAPRPDADTAFRLIEAERVTITGVVPPLAAAWVQAAARTERDLSSLEVLLVGGAKCGRELAERIGPALGCRLQQVFGMAEGLVCYTRLDDPEETVLGTQGRPISPDDEVRVVDPDTGADVAPGETGALLTRGPYTIRGYYRAEEHNAAAFTPDGFYRTGDLVRRRPTGHLEVVGRAKEQINRGGEKVAAEEVENHLMAHPGVLDAAVVAVPDPYLGERTCAYVVPAAGASPTGPELRGFVRERGVAAFKVPDLVQVVERFPVTGVGKTSKRELRAALAALARTKE, encoded by the coding sequence GTGAGCGGGGATCACGTGCCCTGGCCGCCGGAGGTCGCCGCGCGCCACCGGGCCGCGGGGCACTGGCGCGGACAGACCTTCGGGGCGCTGCTGACGTCGCTGGCCTCGGCGTACGCCGAGCGCACCGCCGTCGTGGGCGGCGACGTCCGGTGGAACTACACCGAACTCGACGAGCGCGCCCACCGGATCGCGGCGGGACTGGCCGACGCCGGGCTCGCACCCGGTGACCGGGTCGTCCTGCAGCTCCCCAACATCCCCGAGTTCCTCCCCGTGGTGTTCGGGATGTGGCGCGCGGGCCTGGTCCCGGTGTTCGCGCTGCCCGCGCACCGCCACAGCGAACTGCGCTACTTCGCCGCGCACAGCGAGGCCGCGGCCATCGTCACCGTCGGCGAACACGAGCGGCACGACCACGCCGCCACCGCCCGCGCCGTCGCTTCCGACGTGGACTCGGTGCGGCGGGTGCTGGTGGTCGGGTCGGAGGAGTTCGCCGACCTGGCCGCGGCGGAACCGCGCGAGCTTCCCGACCCCGACCCCGAAGGGGTGGCGTTCCTGCAGCTCTCCGGAGGCAGCACCGGAATGCCGAAGCTGATCCCCCGCACCCACGACGACTACATCTACAGCGTCCGCGAGAGCGCGCGGATCTGCGCCCTGCGCCCGGACAGCGTCTATCTGGCCGCACTTCCCGTGGCGCACAACTACCCGCTCAGTTCACCCGGAGTCCTGGGGGCACTGCACGCGGGCGCGGCGGTGGTGATGGCTCCGCGACCGGACGCCGACACCGCGTTCCGGCTGATCGAGGCCGAACGGGTCACGATCACCGGGGTGGTGCCGCCACTGGCCGCCGCGTGGGTACAGGCCGCCGCTCGCACCGAGCGCGACCTGTCCTCGCTGGAGGTCCTGCTGGTCGGCGGGGCCAAGTGCGGGCGTGAGCTGGCCGAGCGGATCGGCCCCGCGCTGGGCTGCCGGCTGCAGCAGGTGTTCGGGATGGCCGAGGGCCTGGTCTGCTACACCCGCCTGGACGACCCCGAGGAGACCGTGCTCGGCACCCAGGGGCGCCCCATCTCCCCCGATGACGAGGTTCGCGTCGTCGACCCGGACACCGGGGCCGATGTCGCGCCCGGGGAGACGGGCGCCCTGCTGACCCGCGGCCCCTACACGATCCGCGGCTACTACCGGGCCGAAGAGCACAACGCCGCCGCGTTCACCCCGGACGGCTTCTACCGGACCGGTGACCTGGTGCGCCGCAGGCCCACCGGGCACCTGGAGGTGGTCGGCCGGGCCAAGGAGCAGATCAACCGAGGCGGAGAGAAGGTCGCGGCCGAGGAGGTCGAGAACCACCTGATGGCCCATCCGGGCGTGCTGGATGCCGCCGTCGTCGCGGTGCCCGACCCGTACCTGGGCGAGCGGACGTGCGCCTACGTGGTGCCCGCGGCGGGGGCGTCGCCCACCGGTCCGGAGTTGCGCGGGTTCGTGCGCGAGCGGGGGGTGGCCGCGTTCAAGGTGCCGGACCTGGTCCAGGTCGTCGAGCGCTTCCCGGTGACCGGCGTCGGCAAGACCAGCAAGCGCGAACTGAGGGCGGCGCTGGCCGCGCTCGCCCGGACGAAGGAGTGA
- a CDS encoding GNAT family N-acetyltransferase → MTTNEPDVRLATPADVPRAVRTLCHAYAEYPFTRHTIAADDHEVRLRRLNELFISRIGLDHGRVWVADGGAAVAVWTTPDTTPDIFAELGATFAEISGDRAEAAGKAEAAMAPHRPTQPVWFLGSVGVAPDRQGSGLGGAVLRPGIEAADRAGVPAFLETSDVRNVRFYRRLGFEVSAEYEIPDGGPRTWAMTRGPGG, encoded by the coding sequence ATGACCACGAACGAGCCCGACGTCCGCCTGGCCACCCCCGCCGATGTCCCGCGGGCGGTCCGGACTCTGTGTCACGCCTACGCGGAGTACCCCTTCACCCGCCACACGATCGCCGCCGACGACCACGAAGTCCGCCTCCGACGGTTGAACGAGCTGTTCATCTCCCGCATCGGGCTGGACCACGGCCGGGTATGGGTGGCCGACGGCGGCGCCGCAGTCGCGGTGTGGACGACGCCGGACACCACCCCCGACATCTTCGCCGAGCTCGGCGCGACGTTCGCCGAGATCTCCGGGGACCGAGCCGAGGCGGCCGGGAAAGCCGAGGCCGCCATGGCCCCGCACCGCCCCACGCAGCCGGTGTGGTTCCTCGGCTCGGTCGGCGTCGCCCCCGACCGGCAGGGCTCGGGCCTGGGTGGCGCGGTGCTCCGCCCCGGTATCGAGGCCGCGGACCGGGCGGGGGTCCCCGCCTTCCTGGAGACCTCCGACGTGCGCAATGTCCGGTTCTACCGGCGTCTCGGCTTCGAGGTGTCGGCCGAGTACGAGATCCCCGACGGCGGCCCGCGCACCTGGGCCATGACCCGCGGTCCGGGCGGCTGA